From Bacillus oleivorans:
GCTGAAGCTGCCGTTATAATTGGTACGAACCTTTTCCCGGCAAAAAAACCTAAATAAGATGGCAGTTCAATTTTATAAAATTTTTGGAATAAATAATAAGCCAATAATCCGACTATAATTCCGCCAAATACCCCTGTCGAAAGGGTTGGAATCCCTAAGACATTGGCGTAGGCTTGATTATTGGCAACCATCTCAGGGGTAATTCCCAAAATAACGCCCATCGTAACATTCATGATTAGAAATCCTACAATGGCAGCCAAACCTGCTACCCCGTCACCCCCTGCCAGTCCAACTGCCACTCCTACGGCAAACAGGAGCGCGAGGTTCCCGAATATGATATCGCCGGAACTTTGCATAATATTGGCTACAAATTGAAAGGCTGGTCCCTGAAAGACCGGTGCAATTTCAAGAAACTGTTCTGTTTTAAATGTAGCTCCAAGACCGAGTAAAATACCCGCTGCAGGCAAAAGTGCCACAGGCAGCATTAATGCTTTTCCTACCTTTTGCAGTGTTCCAAAAGCCTTTTTCAAAGGTTACCCCCCTATTATGTTCCATTTTTTATAGTCTTTCTTTTTTTTATTCATTCATGTACAAAAATCTGGATCAGCAAATCATCCTATAGACGGAGAACTCCCCCATCCAGAGCCCTTTCCTCAGAAGATGAGTGAAAGATAAGATTGAATTATCGAATATGAAGGGGAAAATTTATGAAAAAAATACTTGGATTATTTCAAAATCAGACGTACCGCAATTTATTTTTAGCCAATGTGTTATCCCAGCTTGGCAGTATTATCGGCATGACCGCTTTTACCCTTTATTTGCTGGACCGATTTTCAAGCCAGCCAGCTTATGCCACGATAACAGAAATGATGTATTCACTCCCTACCCTCTTTGTTTTCTTTTTAGTAGGGGTGTTTGCCGATAAACTCGACCGGCAAAGAATTGCCTATTCCTGTGATTTGATCTGTGCAGCACTGTCGCTTGCTCTTTTACTTGCTATCTCAACAGGCTGGATGCCGCTCGTATTTTTCTTCTTATTCCTAAGAAGTGCCGTACAGAAATTTTTCTTTCCTGCTGAACATTCAATGGTTCAAGGGATTTTAAAAAGTGAGGATTATGCAACAGCGGCAGGCCTCAACCAAATGGTTAATAGTCTTTTTATGCTGTTTGGAAGCGGAATTGGGGTCGTTCTATACTGGACGATTGGACTTTACGGCGCCATTATCATCGACGCAACTACCTTTATTATTAGTGCTTTTTTAATTCGAAAACTTTCAATCAAAGAATCTGTCCGGCTCCCAAATGGAAAGCATTCATTAAAGGACATCAACTACCCCTTTATCTATGAAAGTTTTAAAGAAGGACTTGTTTACATTCTAAAGCACAAATTATTGCTCACATTAATCTTTGGATTCTTTTTGTTCGGGATTGTAAACGGCGGATTCTCAGTCATGACCCTCTTTATCCTAAAATATAAGATTGCCCCTGATAGCTATGAAGAGTTATCGGCGATTCTGGGAATTATATTTGGAGCCGGGGCTTTAATGGGTGGATTTTTGGCATCAGTCTGGTCTCAAAAAATGAAACTTTATAAAATGGCGATACTAGGATTGCTGTTATCAGGTGCCTTTACGTTTGCCTCCGCCTTTGCCACGAGCTTTTGGGTGCTTGCGAGTTTATTCTTCTGTGTCGGATTTGTTCTCCCGTTAGTAAACGTAGGCATTGGCGGCTGGATGCCAAGTATTGTTGACCCGAAAATGATGGGACGCGTCCAAGGCTGGATCAGTCCATTAACCATGCTGGCCCAAAGTATGATGCTCGGTTTTATTGCATTTAGTTTTCCTGCCTACATTAGTATCGAAGTCTTATATTGGATTGTGGGTACTTCCCTCATGATTGTCGGGGTATTTTACGGGGTCAAATTGCCTAAGTATGCTAACACAAAAGCCACAATCCCCCAATCGGCAGCAGAGGCAAATGCGACGGTTTAGGAAAAATAACCTCTATATCAAAATTTTATTTAAAAATTGAAACTTAAAAGACAGCCCTATCGTAAGTAAACTATCGAAAATGAGGAGGAATTTAATAATGATTGTATCGACGACATCTCAATTACAAGGAAAAGAAATCGATCGTTATCTCGGTATCGTAAGCGGAGAAGCGATTATGGGCGCAAACGTGGTGAGAGACTTCTTGGCAGGCATCACAGATATTATTGGCGGCCGCAGCGGTGCCTATGAAAGTAAGCTGGCAGAAGGCCGTGAAATTGCACTTCGCGAAATGGAAGATAAAGCAAGAAAACTTGGTGCCAATGCCGTTATTGGTGTTGATCTCGATTTCGAAACCGTTCAAAACGGCATGATGATGTGTATTGCCACCGGAACAGCCGTTGTTTATAAAGACTAACCCCCATCTTTCAAAAAGAGTTTGGTGCAACCCGCCAAACTCTTTTTTTATAATGAAACATAGGGACGGTTCTTGCGTTTCATTTTTTTAAAAAATATTGCGGCCACCCGTATCTTTTTTTCATAACACATTGTCTTGTATATGAATGAATAAATCAGGAGGTTATATAAATGCAAATGTTTGAAGAAAGCAGGAAACTGCGGAAGGAATTTGAGGTTTGGATTCAGGATTTTAGGAAGCCCTTATGGGATTATTGCTTAAAGCTTACTAAAAATGTCTGGGACGCAGAAGATTTGTTTCAGGATACTTTATTAAAATCATTTTCTCACCTGAATTATCTGTATCAGACTGTCTCCCCCAAATCCTATTTGTTTCGGATGGCAACTAATAGCTGGATCAATACCGTCCATAAACAGAAGCGTGCAGTCACCGTAGGCGATGAAGTTTTTGAAACTATACCTGCTCAAAAAACCGTTGATCCCTTTGAATTAGCGGAAGGCTTTCAGCGAATGAATGAACGCCTGACTGACCTCCAGCAAGCAGCCTTTATTTTAACAAAGGGATTCGGCTTTACTAATAAAGAAACTGCTGAATTTTTGTCACTCACGGAAGGAGCGGTGAAATCTTTAATGAAACGGGCAAAGGATAATTTAAATCAGGAAAATCAACTAAACATCGAGCCAAACAAACCAGTAACACCACTTATGACCGCCTATATGGAGGCCTTTAACCAAAGGAATCCAGATAAAATTGCAGAGCTGTTAACTGAACAGGCGACAATGGATATTGTCGGTGTTTCCCAAGAATATGGCAAAGACATCATCAGGAAGTCCTCTCTTGCAGATTGGAGCAAAGACCCTGCTGTTATGTCTGGAGATTGGATTTTAATTGACGGAAGTCCGGTATTTGTCGTTTGGACCGATGCGCACGCCCTTAACACCATTATCCGTATAGAAACTAGCGATGACAAAATTACAAAGATTCACGATTATTATTTTAGCCAGGAGCTGCATGACTACATTGCTTCACAGTTTAATCGTACCTCTGGCCAAAACGGGACTTTTTGGGATGAGAAGTGGAAGAGTAGTATTTAATTCCTCGATAAGAAAACTGATGGATAAATTTAAAAATGAACATATTAAATGAGGCTGTCCTAAAGCAAGCTTCTGGGAGCCTCTTCTTTTTAAGGAGCATTCTTCGGCTAGAAAATCATGAAAGGAGATCGCATTGGCATTCCCTTCATGTCAAACATCCCTTGGTTAGATAAATAGTAAATATTTTTTTCAAGTAAGGATCGGTTTTATATTCAATAGCCCCTTATCAACTGATGTCTCTATATAACCAACGATCTGATCAAACGTAAATATATTAAGTTTTTCATTTATAACTTCCTGATCATACTCCATATCGCCTAATACGTAAGGGATGAATTGTTCGACATCTTTGGACTTAACCTCTTCCAAATCAAAGATTGCAGGAATAAACTTAAGCATTTTTCTTAATTCATCTGTATACCCATAGTATTCTAATAATTTTCCATTCAGTAATCGGAAATCATTATGGTATAAATTAAATGTTTCTTTATGAGCTTCCATTCTGTTTTTCAGCCAAGCAAGATAAAAACCTTTGAGCCATATATCATCAGCGATTAAATGTGTAAAATATCCTAATATATAATAACTTTCTAATTGCGATTTATATTTATGTAAAAATCCTTTATAATCAATGCTTCTTGAATAATCTTGTACTTCACCTTTAAAGAAATGTGATAAGTCTTTAGGTGAAACAGCATCTGGAGCAATGCCTCCAAGTAAAAATAGTGTTCTATCTTCTATCGACAGACACTCTGCAATTCTATTAGCAATAACCAAGTGCATTATTCTCGAACCCATAATACCCCTCGCCCTTCAATTATTTCTTTAACTTTATGCTTCATAATAAAGAACAACCTAGATGGTGTTATGCTTTTCGTTAGATTGGAAGCTTTAGAATAAATTCTTAACCTCCTTTTCTCTTGCGTAGGAATAACCAAGTACTCCGTTAGATCAAGATCTAATAAACTAATTTTAACATAATATTCCAGTACGAGTCGTAATTTTCTGAAATCAATGGGAAAATAAAAAAGATCGCTCAACTGACGATCTTTCCTGTTTAAACCCTAGAACCCGTAAGCCACTAAGAGTTAGTTATATTTCTCTTTATTTGACCGACTTTGCTAATCATTAGCTTCCCTCCTAATTGTTTTGGTGATTTAACATTTCTACAAACAATCGCAATAATCCTTGTAATCTAAAAATAAAAGGGCAGCCTTTGGTTCTTAGGTGTCTGCCCTTTCGTTCATATTCTATTTATTTATCAACTTTTCAAACATCCAGCACTCATGTACCCTCTTAAATTTACTTTTCATCTCTTCCCGCTCCTCACCCGTGTAAAGCGCAAAGGTAGTCACAGGATATAGTTTAGGAGTTTTCCCCTCAATCATGCCGTTCATTTCATTTCCTTCCATATACACATGAAGGTAGGAATCCACCGCTTGAAATCCATTGTTCCGATACCAGTCCTGGACCCACTCATCGTCTCTCGTCCAGGCTTCTAATCTGCGGATTCCGCCAATGGACGTGCCCCCTAATTTTTCTTATATTCCTCAATTAAAGACAATAGTTTTTCAGTCGGATTTTGGACAGCCTGTTTTCTCATTTCATCGACATACTGATAACGATTCACATATGCTTGCTTAACGAGCTCTACCGCTCCTTTTCCTTTTAAATTTTCATCTTTAATGACTTCCGCATATCCCTGACGTTTAAAATAATCCGCGTTTTGAATTTGGTCTCCTCGACTCTGTGTATCCGGCAGCGGCACTAAAATCATTGGTTTTCGCAAAGCCAATAATTCAAAAATGGTATTAGACCCTGCTCTGGTTAAAACTAAATCTGATATCGCATACAAATGCGGGAGTTCATCTGTGACATATTCATATTGAATATAGCCCTTAACACCTTCTAAACGTTCATCTTTTTTATCCTTCCCGCACAGATGAATGATTTGAAATGTCTGCAGCAGTTCATCTAATTGATCTCTAACAAAATCGTTTATACTCTTTGCACCCTGGCTTCCGCCTGTTACCAAAATCACCGGCTTTCGAGAAGAAAAACCAGTCAATGCAAATCCTTTATCCCTCGAACCTTTAAACAGCTCATCCCTAACGACTGCCCCCAGAAACAATCCTTTTTCCTCTGGGACATGCTTTTTTGTATCCTCAAATGTATAACAAATCTTCGTCGCAAACGGCAGACCAATTCGATTCGCAAGTCCCGGTGTCATATCTGATTCATGAGTAATGATCGGAATTCTAGACCATTTGGCCGCCAAGACGACTGGAACAGATACAAAGCCTCCCTTTGAAAAAACAATGCTGGGCTTAACCTTATTCAAAACCCTTTTAGCCTGTAAAATTCCTTTCCCGACACGGAACATATCTTTGACATTTTCCTTGCTCCAATAGCGTCTGAGCTTACCGGTTGAAATCGCGTGATAGTGGACTTCATTATATTTTTTTATCAGAGTCTCCTCGATACCGCCTTTCGACCCAATATAATGTATATCCCATCCGCGTTCGAGTAAATGGGGTATTAATGTTAAGTTGACGGACACATGTCCGGTTGTGCCTCCGCCCGTTAATACGATCGATTTCATATGTTTAACATCCCTTATGTAGTTTTAATTGGATAAATCCAAAAGAATCCTTTTCAATTCCTCAGGAATAGGCATCCTTAAGTAGAATTCGATCCACTCATCATTTGGCGGATGATTCACTAAGTATTGCCTTAATATGCTGGCTTTTTCAATGCGGCCCATTAATGAATAGGCTACAAACCAAATCACAGGATGACCGATGTTCAAATTTTCCCATCGATGATGAACAACAGAGGGCAATGGTATAAGCCCTTCCTCAGTCTTAATTTTAAAATATCCGATTATTTCAATTGGTTTAGATTCAGCGTCTTTAACTCCAAGCAGAAATTCACTTTTAAATAAAGGATGAGAATCAACAGTCCTCTCCTCAATCTCCCAATTTTTTAAAGCATCCATTACTTTATTTTTTTCACCATCGACAAATACATCCCAGTCTCCCATTTGCACTGAAAAGCCAAGGCTATTTAATAAGCCGCTGCCGCCAATCGAATAGGAAAGACCCGAGCTTTGCAGATCTTCAATCAATTTATATATAAATTTCACTGTGTATTTAATCTCCTTGATCCATCCAGATACCAACACATAGTATAACAGAGAGACAGTCCTGTTTTCACCCCGAAAAAATTAGAGGATACCATATAAATGAAGACCAATTAAAATGATCGCGATATCAGCCATTATATGAAAGATCCATGAGTTTAAAAAGTTTTGCGAGTATGTATTAAGCCAATTAAATAGAATCCCTGCTATAAACAAACCGGCCAATGCTAAAAGCATCAGCTCAAATGAGAACCAGGTGGCAAAAATCGCAGTATGATACACCGAAAATAAAAGGGCTGAAAACACATGGGCAAACACTTTATACTCTGTTTTATACAGATTTAAAAAGAGGAATCCCCGAAAGTAAAACTCCTCCATTAAAGAATTACCGAAGGTTACGTAAATGGCAACAAAAATAAAAATTTCCGGCGTTATTTCAGACCGCACTTGCAAATCATACATGATAGCGTCTGTATCGATTATTTTCCTCAAGAACCAATACGCAATTAGAATAATGCCAAAAGCAAGGCTGCCGAATAATAAACCCAGCCGTAAGCTTTTCCACCTTACCTTTTGAATATTAAAAGATTCCTTTACAGACAGCTTTAAAATATATTTAATGTAAAATATAGGAATTACGAGGAAGAAAAAGGCTTTAGAAGCGGTTTTGATAAAATAATTAACATCTAAAACCTGTTCAATCACAAAAAGAATACTGCAGCTGCAGAGTGCAATGATGCACACTTGGACGATATGGTTTCGCGTCATGTAACTCAACCCTCATATTTGTTTAGAAAATGTAATATTTCAATCATATCCTTATCTTACCAAATAATGTCGACTAAGTATCCCACTATTTCAATAGAACTTCTATAGTATGTCTCTTTTACATTTTGATTACAAACCTTGTCTTTAGCCTTTCTATTTGAAAAATACCAACAATTGCTATCGAAGTTTACCCCCAAAAATGCTAACTTACAAATAGAACTGTATAAAAGATATAGGACTTGAAAACTGCAAAAGAAAAGGTTGTGTAAGTAGAAATGTTCACGAATGCAGAGATTGGTATTGATTTAGGTACTGCTAACATATTAGTATATAGCAAAAGTAAAGGAATCGTTTTGAATGAGCCGTCAGTAGCAGCGATCGATTTAGAATCGAAACAAGTATTGGCTGTCGGAACGGAAGCAAAGAATATGATCGGAAAAACGCCTGGAAGAATTGTTGCGATCCGCCCATTAAAGGATGGTGTTATCGCTGATTATGATGTGACAACAAGCATGTTAAAAATGATCTTCAAAAAAGCCAGCCGTAAAATGGGAGTATCCTTACGCAAGCCTACTGTAGTAGTCTGCACGCCATCCGGTTCAACATCTGTCGAACGCCGCGCGATTCAGGATGCTGTTCGCAATTGCGGAGCTAAAATTGTTCATTTAATAGAAGAACCGGTTGCAGCCGCGATTGGGGCGGACCTGCCAGTAGATGAACCGGTAGCCAACGTTATTGTTGATATTGGCGGAGGAACCACAGAGGTCGCCATCATCTCCTTCGGCGGTGTGGTTTCCTGTAATTCGATTCGACTTGGCGGGGACAAGCTCGACGAAGATATTATCCAATATGTAAGAAAAAAATATAATCTGCTCATTGGGGAACGGACCGCTGAACAAATCAAAATTGAAATTGGGTATGCGCCAATTGATCATGCGGAAATGACGATGGATGTTCGCGGACGAAACCTTGTAA
This genomic window contains:
- a CDS encoding MFS transporter codes for the protein MKKILGLFQNQTYRNLFLANVLSQLGSIIGMTAFTLYLLDRFSSQPAYATITEMMYSLPTLFVFFLVGVFADKLDRQRIAYSCDLICAALSLALLLAISTGWMPLVFFFLFLRSAVQKFFFPAEHSMVQGILKSEDYATAAGLNQMVNSLFMLFGSGIGVVLYWTIGLYGAIIIDATTFIISAFLIRKLSIKESVRLPNGKHSLKDINYPFIYESFKEGLVYILKHKLLLTLIFGFFLFGIVNGGFSVMTLFILKYKIAPDSYEELSAILGIIFGAGALMGGFLASVWSQKMKLYKMAILGLLLSGAFTFASAFATSFWVLASLFFCVGFVLPLVNVGIGGWMPSIVDPKMMGRVQGWISPLTMLAQSMMLGFIAFSFPAYISIEVLYWIVGTSLMIVGVFYGVKLPKYANTKATIPQSAAEANATV
- a CDS encoding YbjQ family protein, producing MIVSTTSQLQGKEIDRYLGIVSGEAIMGANVVRDFLAGITDIIGGRSGAYESKLAEGREIALREMEDKARKLGANAVIGVDLDFETVQNGMMMCIATGTAVVYKD
- a CDS encoding sigma-70 family RNA polymerase sigma factor, whose product is MQMFEESRKLRKEFEVWIQDFRKPLWDYCLKLTKNVWDAEDLFQDTLLKSFSHLNYLYQTVSPKSYLFRMATNSWINTVHKQKRAVTVGDEVFETIPAQKTVDPFELAEGFQRMNERLTDLQQAAFILTKGFGFTNKETAEFLSLTEGAVKSLMKRAKDNLNQENQLNIEPNKPVTPLMTAYMEAFNQRNPDKIAELLTEQATMDIVGVSQEYGKDIIRKSSLADWSKDPAVMSGDWILIDGSPVFVVWTDAHALNTIIRIETSDDKITKIHDYYFSQELHDYIASQFNRTSGQNGTFWDEKWKSSI
- a CDS encoding zinc dependent phospholipase C family protein, which encodes MGSRIMHLVIANRIAECLSIEDRTLFLLGGIAPDAVSPKDLSHFFKGEVQDYSRSIDYKGFLHKYKSQLESYYILGYFTHLIADDIWLKGFYLAWLKNRMEAHKETFNLYHNDFRLLNGKLLEYYGYTDELRKMLKFIPAIFDLEEVKSKDVEQFIPYVLGDMEYDQEVINEKLNIFTFDQIVGYIETSVDKGLLNIKPILT
- a CDS encoding undecaprenyldiphospho-muramoylpentapeptide beta-N-acetylglucosaminyltransferase, with the translated sequence MKSIVLTGGGTTGHVSVNLTLIPHLLERGWDIHYIGSKGGIEETLIKKYNEVHYHAISTGKLRRYWSKENVKDMFRVGKGILQAKRVLNKVKPSIVFSKGGFVSVPVVLAAKWSRIPIITHESDMTPGLANRIGLPFATKICYTFEDTKKHVPEEKGLFLGAVVRDELFKGSRDKGFALTGFSSRKPVILVTGGSQGAKSINDFVRDQLDELLQTFQIIHLCGKDKKDERLEGVKGYIQYEYVTDELPHLYAISDLVLTRAGSNTIFELLALRKPMILVPLPDTQSRGDQIQNADYFKRQGYAEVIKDENLKGKGAVELVKQAYVNRYQYVDEMRKQAVQNPTEKLLSLIEEYKKN
- a CDS encoding CPBP family intramembrane glutamic endopeptidase, producing the protein MTRNHIVQVCIIALCSCSILFVIEQVLDVNYFIKTASKAFFFLVIPIFYIKYILKLSVKESFNIQKVRWKSLRLGLLFGSLAFGIILIAYWFLRKIIDTDAIMYDLQVRSEITPEIFIFVAIYVTFGNSLMEEFYFRGFLFLNLYKTEYKVFAHVFSALLFSVYHTAIFATWFSFELMLLALAGLFIAGILFNWLNTYSQNFLNSWIFHIMADIAIILIGLHLYGIL
- the mreBH gene encoding rod-share determining protein MreBH, with protein sequence MFTNAEIGIDLGTANILVYSKSKGIVLNEPSVAAIDLESKQVLAVGTEAKNMIGKTPGRIVAIRPLKDGVIADYDVTTSMLKMIFKKASRKMGVSLRKPTVVVCTPSGSTSVERRAIQDAVRNCGAKIVHLIEEPVAAAIGADLPVDEPVANVIVDIGGGTTEVAIISFGGVVSCNSIRLGGDKLDEDIIQYVRKKYNLLIGERTAEQIKIEIGYAPIDHAEMTMDVRGRNLVTGLPKTVTLHSTEIQEAMRENLMKILDVIRATLETSPPELSGDIVDRGVILTGGGSLINGMQEWLSQEIVVPVHLAPSPLESVAIGTGRSLKFIHKIQKAAR